A single genomic interval of Cryomorphaceae bacterium harbors:
- a CDS encoding DUF349 domain-containing protein — protein MLSTKQEIAARLEELLGQPDFHLIRSECAGLIEQYLALDVEEKLAAGLIGEDAGPGGSEDETEPKTDDQSAAEATPETSDNAEESAETEDELDAPEAADPQYEHFVSLIDRYHEKREELLNLISGEEKSNLERKQGLIESLRKLIQEEEHIGKAFKEFNEIREKWLECGPVPEKHRKKLHSDYSSLQEQFYYNINIYKQLEDHHMNRNLELKEAVIENLRALDKEKSIRKLDEGVNECIERWNEIGPTRREDWDKLKETFWSQVRVYYDRIRDYYQEKKKEWQANLEQKEALIARVNEMAAEAIEDVKGWQEKTDEIIAIQESWKTIGFASKEKNEAVWKKFRKACDAFFTKKRDFFKEIHEVLDEHAEAKKSLIEKAEALKDSTDWKNTSQALIALQKEWKNIGGARQRQEQKLWKRFRAACDHFFEAKKAHFAEQDKALAENLAAKEALIAEIQSFEPVGEKAKDLETLRGFSARFGEIGFVPFKQKDSIYKHFTQAMDAQYQKLKMNRLERENAEFEQKLEALKSDDNDRQIDREARMLRDKMSKLEAEAIQLENNLGFFANSKGADALKKEVEKKIQRARDEVSAIKQKLRMLKAVR, from the coding sequence ATGCTTAGCACAAAACAAGAGATTGCCGCGCGGCTGGAAGAGCTGCTCGGACAACCTGATTTTCATCTTATTCGCTCTGAATGTGCCGGATTGATAGAGCAATACCTGGCGCTTGATGTGGAAGAAAAACTCGCTGCCGGCCTTATTGGCGAAGACGCAGGTCCGGGAGGCAGTGAAGATGAAACGGAACCAAAAACCGATGATCAGTCAGCGGCTGAAGCAACCCCCGAAACCTCTGACAACGCTGAAGAATCGGCTGAGACGGAAGATGAATTGGATGCGCCTGAAGCGGCTGACCCACAGTACGAGCATTTTGTATCGCTTATTGACCGCTACCACGAAAAGCGCGAAGAATTACTCAACCTGATTTCCGGCGAGGAAAAATCCAACCTCGAACGAAAACAGGGCCTGATAGAATCCCTGCGCAAGCTCATTCAGGAAGAGGAGCACATCGGAAAGGCTTTCAAGGAGTTCAACGAAATCCGTGAAAAATGGCTTGAATGCGGTCCGGTACCCGAAAAGCACCGCAAAAAACTGCACAGTGATTACAGCTCGTTGCAGGAACAGTTCTACTACAACATCAACATTTACAAGCAGCTTGAAGACCACCACATGAACCGCAACCTCGAGTTGAAAGAGGCGGTGATTGAAAATCTTCGTGCGCTTGATAAGGAAAAGTCCATACGCAAGTTGGATGAGGGCGTAAACGAGTGCATTGAGCGCTGGAACGAAATTGGCCCCACCCGCCGCGAAGACTGGGACAAGCTCAAGGAAACCTTCTGGAGCCAGGTGCGCGTGTACTACGATCGCATCCGCGATTACTACCAGGAAAAGAAAAAAGAATGGCAAGCCAACCTCGAACAAAAAGAGGCACTGATTGCCCGCGTCAATGAGATGGCTGCCGAAGCCATTGAAGATGTAAAAGGGTGGCAGGAAAAAACCGACGAGATCATCGCCATCCAGGAAAGCTGGAAAACAATTGGATTCGCTTCCAAAGAGAAAAATGAGGCGGTTTGGAAAAAATTCCGAAAGGCTTGTGATGCCTTCTTCACCAAAAAGCGCGACTTCTTCAAAGAGATTCACGAAGTGCTCGACGAACACGCAGAAGCCAAAAAATCGCTGATTGAAAAGGCCGAAGCACTCAAAGACAGCACCGATTGGAAAAACACCTCCCAAGCCCTTATTGCGCTGCAAAAGGAATGGAAGAATATCGGTGGAGCACGTCAGCGTCAGGAGCAAAAACTCTGGAAGCGTTTTCGTGCTGCCTGCGATCATTTCTTTGAAGCAAAAAAGGCCCACTTTGCAGAGCAAGACAAGGCATTGGCTGAAAACCTCGCTGCCAAAGAAGCCCTGATTGCAGAAATTCAAAGTTTTGAGCCTGTAGGCGAAAAGGCCAAAGACCTTGAAACCCTCCGTGGTTTCTCTGCCCGTTTTGGTGAAATTGGTTTTGTTCCTTTCAAGCAAAAAGACAGCATCTACAAGCACTTTACACAGGCCATGGACGCCCAGTACCAGAAGCTGAAGATGAATCGTCTGGAACGCGAAAACGCAGAATTTGAACAAAAGCTCGAAGCCCTCAAATCGGACGATAATGACCGGCAGATTGATCGTGAGGCGCGGATGCTGCGCGATAAAATGAGTAAACTGGAAGCCGAAGCCATTCAATTGGAAAACAACCTCGGTTTCTTTGCCAACTCAAAGGGTGCCGATGCACTGAAGAAAGAAGTGGAAAAGAAAATACAGCGTGCGCGGGATGAAGTTTCGGCTATTAAGCAGAAGCTACGCATGCTAAAAGCGGTCCGTTAA
- a CDS encoding DUF4199 domain-containing protein: MAVAVMAVVKVSFYQLGVEMQQASNIQIFIHMAMIILVIFLSLQSLDKHPERSGDFIDDAKDGLKAGAVYSLLATSLVVIYYNFIDPGFFPEMQDRVYQRSIAEEPDMTPEELREKVESFFNLSNWVLATLTGFIALSIIYSLLVSLFMKVLRKLRKG, from the coding sequence ATGGCTGTGGCTGTGATGGCCGTGGTAAAAGTGTCGTTCTACCAGTTGGGTGTTGAGATGCAGCAGGCATCCAATATCCAGATTTTCATCCATATGGCGATGATTATCCTGGTTATTTTCCTGAGTTTACAAAGCCTCGACAAGCACCCGGAAAGGTCGGGTGATTTTATTGACGACGCCAAAGACGGACTCAAAGCCGGAGCGGTTTACAGCTTGCTCGCTACTTCTTTGGTGGTGATTTATTACAATTTTATTGACCCCGGTTTTTTTCCCGAAATGCAGGATCGTGTGTACCAGCGCTCCATTGCCGAAGAGCCCGACATGACCCCCGAGGAACTGCGCGAAAAAGTGGAATCCTTTTTTAACCTGAGCAACTGGGTGCTGGCAACGCTCACCGGTTTTATAGCCCTCTCCATTATCTACTCACTTTTGGTGAGCCTGTTTATGAAGGTGCTCAGAAAGCTCCGCAAGGGGTGA
- a CDS encoding peptidoglycan synthetase: MHNLAIALHRKGYRVTGSDDQIFEPSRGRLGKEGILPESEGWHPEKITEDLDAIILGMHARADNPELKRAEELGLKIFSYPEYLYEQAKDKERVVIGGSHGKTSITAMILHVLHKLQTDTDYMVGAQLEGFDCMVRLSDTAEIAVFEGDEYLSSPIDRRPKFHLYKPHIAVLSGIAWDHINVFPTWENYVEQFRIFIDLIEPDGTLIYCTEDAELRKLAEAKAGLQKKPYGIHPHRIENGTTILITDSGEEVPVQIFGEHNLMNLNAARLVCLSLGVSEPDFYRAVADFTGASKRLERIALNDQTTVYKDFAHSPSKLVATTEAVQKQFPDRKLVACMELHTFSSLNKEFLQQYAGTMDSCDTAIVYFNPKTIAHKKLEPLSAEEVKAAFQREDLIVLTETQQVLDWLKSYPWPGSNLLLMTSGNFDGVNLDEFARELLVVE; this comes from the coding sequence ATGCACAACCTCGCCATTGCACTGCACCGCAAAGGATACCGCGTAACCGGCTCCGACGACCAGATTTTTGAACCCTCGCGTGGTCGGCTCGGCAAAGAAGGCATTCTGCCCGAAAGCGAAGGCTGGCACCCGGAGAAAATCACCGAAGACCTCGACGCTATTATCCTCGGCATGCACGCCCGCGCCGACAATCCCGAACTGAAGCGGGCAGAGGAGCTCGGCCTGAAAATATTCAGCTATCCCGAATACCTTTACGAACAAGCCAAAGACAAGGAGCGCGTGGTGATCGGTGGCAGCCACGGCAAAACGTCCATCACAGCCATGATTCTGCACGTGCTGCACAAGTTGCAAACCGACACCGACTACATGGTGGGCGCCCAGCTTGAGGGCTTTGATTGTATGGTGCGGCTCAGCGATACCGCCGAAATAGCCGTTTTTGAAGGCGACGAGTACCTCAGTTCACCCATCGACCGGAGACCCAAGTTCCACTTGTACAAGCCACACATTGCCGTATTGAGCGGCATCGCGTGGGATCACATCAACGTGTTTCCCACCTGGGAGAATTACGTGGAGCAGTTCCGCATTTTTATCGATCTCATTGAACCCGACGGTACGCTTATCTATTGCACCGAAGACGCCGAACTGCGCAAACTGGCCGAAGCCAAAGCCGGACTCCAAAAGAAGCCCTACGGCATTCATCCACACCGCATCGAAAACGGAACCACCATTCTGATTACCGATTCGGGCGAGGAAGTACCGGTGCAGATTTTTGGCGAGCACAACCTGATGAATCTGAACGCTGCCCGCCTGGTTTGCCTGTCACTCGGTGTAAGCGAACCGGACTTTTATCGTGCAGTAGCCGATTTTACAGGAGCGTCCAAACGACTGGAACGCATCGCGCTCAACGATCAAACAACCGTGTACAAAGATTTTGCACATTCGCCGAGCAAGCTGGTGGCCACCACCGAGGCGGTGCAAAAACAATTTCCCGACCGCAAACTGGTGGCCTGCATGGAGCTGCATACCTTTAGCAGTCTCAACAAGGAGTTTCTGCAGCAATACGCCGGAACTATGGATTCGTGCGATACGGCCATTGTGTATTTCAACCCCAAAACCATTGCACACAAAAAACTGGAACCGCTCAGCGCGGAGGAGGTGAAAGCGGCTTTTCAGCGCGAAGATCTGATTGTACTCACCGAAACCCAACAGGTGTTGGATTGGCTGAAAAGCTACCCTTGGCCGGGCAGTAATTTGCTGCTCATGACTTCCGGAAACTTTGACGGCGTAAACCTCGACGAATTTGCCCGCGAATTACTGGTCGTAGAGTAG
- a CDS encoding type II toxin-antitoxin system RelE/ParE family toxin: MRVELQDSFLNKLEKIVEFIARDKPIAARRFKNDLIDELRKVGDFPFRCKPSIYFGDSSIRDMVFKGYTVVYKVYEQQEVLVVFGLIKQESGLDE; this comes from the coding sequence ATGAGGGTTGAACTTCAGGATTCGTTTCTCAATAAGCTAGAGAAAATTGTAGAGTTTATTGCCAGGGATAAACCCATTGCCGCACGAAGATTTAAGAATGATTTGATTGATGAATTGAGGAAAGTAGGTGATTTTCCATTTCGCTGTAAGCCTTCGATTTATTTCGGAGATTCTTCAATTCGTGACATGGTTTTTAAAGGTTATACCGTTGTTTACAAGGTCTATGAGCAACAAGAAGTTTTGGTTGTTTTTGGATTAATTAAGCAGGAGTCTGGATTGGATGAATGA